A window of Hyperolius riggenbachi isolate aHypRig1 chromosome 1, aHypRig1.pri, whole genome shotgun sequence contains these coding sequences:
- the LOC137561604 gene encoding uncharacterized protein: protein MSIPLKKDTTFRRAVTPQEQLLITLRYIATGQTYTSLHVTFRIGKSTVAGIVVRTSRILWTRLRARYMPVPDTTKWEEIAQGFWTECKFPNCVGALDGKHIRIQKPVGSGSHYFNYKKYFSIVLMAVADADYKFVYVDVGSYGSSNDSGIFQRTTLCRLMEEGRLRLPRDRPWPGTRAPAYPYVFVGDEAFALSDHVMRPYPDRGLDASQLHFNARLSRARRMTT, encoded by the exons atgtctattcccct gaagaaggataccacgttcaggagagcagtcacaccacaagaacaactactcatcacactgag gtacatcgcaactggacaaacatatacatcgctacatgtcacatttcgtattgggaagagcacggtggcaggcatcgtcgtgaggacttcgaggatcctttggacgcgactgagggccagatacatgcctgtgccggacaccacgaaatgggaggagatcgcccagggcttctggaccgagtgcaagtttcctaattgtgttggcgcactggatgggaaacacatccggattcagaaacccgtggggagtggcagccattatttcaactataaaaaatacttcagcattgttctaatggcagtggcagatgcggactacaagtttgtgtacgtggacgtggggtcgtacggtagttccaatgactctggaattttccagcgtacgaccctttgccggctgatggaggaaggcagactgcgtctcccccgtgacagaccctggcctgggacaagggcaccggcctacccctatgtgtttgtgggggacgaggccttcgccctgtccgaccatgtaatgcgtccgtacccagacaggggacttgatgccagccagctacacttcaatgctcggttgagccgtgcaaggagaatg accACATGA
- the LOC137546712 gene encoding uncharacterized protein has translation MEAPGEQEQSEEHRETAAQPARRATPTQARGREDAATPPVRTPTPVRRRGTLPPTRRETESEMSGAVSGLLGILQSHQTLITRQLQDEDRGHIMEQYKSHITSLQCELDAVHGHYRDELKMMHEMHRGEIDQLRAQHHQSVGQLQNMMQQMHQQSKELLKLQAHPCFHTVMSLIPYLEKVPSQNMMACHSTLLEVIKQHMDTPLLQPPIFRPPQPTAVPTWQSSQMYTGYRGSQYGPPLSGSSSSTTSTQESPDFQAATPTFSSSGADTI, from the coding sequence atggaagctccaggggaacaagaacaaagtgaggagcaccgagagactgcagcacaaccagcgcgcagggcaaccccgacacaggccagaggacgggaagatgctgccacaccaccagtgaggacccccacaccagtgaggcgtcgaggtaccctccccccaacaaggagagagacagagtccgagatgtccggggctgtctccggacttctcgggattcttcagagccaccaaactctcataacccggcagttgcaagatgaggacaggggccatatcatggagcagtacaagtcccacatcacttcactgcaatgtgagctcgacgctgtacatgggcactacagggacgagcttaaaatgatgcatgagatgcacagaggagaaatcgaccaactgcgtgcgcagcatcatcagtcggtgggccagctgcagaacatgatgcagcaaatgcatcaacaaagcaaggaactactgaaattgcaggcacacccgtgttttcacactgtgatgtctctaataccatatttggaaaaggtgccttcccaaaacatgatggcgtgccattccactttgctggaggtgatcaaacagcacatggacacgccattattgcaaccaccaatttttagacccccacaaccaacagcggtgcccacctggcaatcatcacagatgtacaccggctacagaggcagtcaatatgggccaccgctgtcagggtccagctcatccacgaccagcacccaagagagtccagatttccaggcagcaactcccaccttttctagtagtggtgccgatacaatttga